A single genomic interval of Dysidea avara chromosome 8, odDysAvar1.4, whole genome shotgun sequence harbors:
- the LOC136264343 gene encoding acidic proline-rich protein PRP25-like isoform X1, producing the protein MPTLQNLFCTYSNLAGILLMELLIWKKLFEAVGISENDLMDRDVAKLICEHVFRHGGIENVIRQPEHGLSPSPLPPANIDRLPLSSNSEGSPMTPSVLLHNNEEQPPQLLPPQEGQGPQSPPHEGWRDNQPSQHSGQELPPPPGWGHPPPGWDHPPPPPPHGGWEHPPPPPPHRGWRHPPPPPHHGWRHPPPHHRGHPPPHHRGHPPPHHRGHPHHHIGVGNHHTTITVDSDDHIHHFITEVEDHLPHINN; encoded by the exons ATGCCAACACTGCAGAATCTTTTCT GTACTTACAGCAACTTGGCTGGGATCCTGTTAATGGAACTTTTGAT ATGGAAGAAGTTGTTTGAAGCTGTTGGCATCAGTGAAAATGATCTAATGGATAGAGATGTAGCTAAACTTATATGTGAACATGTATTCAGACATGGGGGAATTGAAAATGTTATTAGACAGCCGGAGCATGGGTTATCACCATCGCCACTACCACCTGCTAACATTGATAGACTGCCATTATCAAGTAACAGTGAAGGATCTCCCATGACCCCATCAGTATTGTTGCATAACAATGAGGAACAACCACCACAATTGTTACCACCACAGGAGGGTCAGGGACCACAATCACCACCACATGAGGGCTGGCGAGATAACCAACCATCACAACATAGCGGCCAGGAGCTTCCCCCACCACCGGGTTGGGGTCATCCCCCACCAGGTTGGGATCATcctccaccaccaccaccacatgGGGGTTGGGAACATCCTCCACCACCACCTCCACATAGAGGTTGGAGGCATCCCCCTCCACCACCACATCATGGTTGGCGACATCCTCCACCACATCACAGGGGACATCCTCCCCCACACCACAGGGGACATCCTCCACCACACCACAGGGGACACCCCCACCACCACATTGGGGTTGGGAACCACCACACCACCATCACAGTGGACAGCGACGACCACATCCACCATTTCATCACAGAAGTGGAAGACCACCTCCCCCACATTAATAACTAA